A stretch of Salvelinus alpinus chromosome 4, SLU_Salpinus.1, whole genome shotgun sequence DNA encodes these proteins:
- the LOC139573595 gene encoding transcription intermediary factor 1-alpha-like → MYHGGQSGGDFPFGPNVVKESGTYGNCVLCGLTLNHERYPQLLPCLHSICQACLPPDNPGLQKDLSISPACPSCDLPFNILEVKDNLFIKSSSNELWTGNVQCTCCEGFVASGWCVECGEALCSECVSAHRRVKVTKDHTIRLQPPTGVSAPTVFCPTHKHEPIKLFCLTCDQLTCRDCQLMDHRNHSFQFLHEAMVSQKEQLQSLVQRVRQQRVAVKQSLLDMDGRLLDITQLKSKLRESLKRILLATVQLLKSRAMSLYSNILTMCNAEVAGIETRRSALNRLGQRQEYVADFAEKALNVEDFFALLSCKGQIGSQLQHLLTQSTEPPGTMLKLQLVITDDFKKQIASFGKLLGDIVPFAQSHVSQDNPMENQERPNAPSGQTSSSASNMSIHSVPPHNPVFQPPRPSYTAPSNPLSQPSTSQPRTSREPPPYRSLPVHTPSNLPLSHPVTPQPCPSTLAPSHPSLNIHNPPFCLPSNPAQPSLVPALHVQSALVPTNHAQLSPVQPPNSPSPQSLIETTPRLYGMFKATPPPAPGRSRRGKDGKSWTFHSYSPVEICLPPSGSSSPAAVAQHQNRNFPESHLLWILHQPPPVNPIPVLPVKALADSPCDRSLPPTGLADPDPNSQGRENEPTSTVTELETDTEADSAIELEVPSAWGDRKAAACSDSTSSDLPFTGTLSTERTSNHLSHSVLTHTHHPKEETDMDPNSKPYSVGRTHTAPHNNKKIAYDQEHEDAKAIRSLHRHVNNWRTELPTRIRVLLEGPSPSPNRTGLVVASEMPTRQPNTTEPPSLTNVNNSRYWQPRVLMFRLPISTPTPGSALPQFLLVQGASKDEIILQEIAEDHQSHGDDITPPESDNLLWTKALSSPESPPLLQYVTCAACHTVGGSLFCVECGRGYHQDCHIPPIGPSFWEEWKCSLCQDLADTTDPYSDDRHRTMCLSLADQRKCEHLLLFLRCENDRNILCSMAEPPSDSICLDSIHGRLLQHRSPPYRTPSEFVSDVWVLFDTMLMNSKDQELVVTLRGSFQRKLGEVFGTALHPSLLSHPNSNWTATGEPEEPTAAESLKRMRELLNMTKVPKAKKHHSQVRVETDENETNVKKMKKDAD, encoded by the exons atctctctatctctccagcaTGTCCGTCCTGTGACCTGCCATTTAATATTCTGGAAGTCAAAGATAATCTCTTTATTAAGAGCTCTTCCAACGAACTCTGGACTGGTAATGTCCAG TGTACCTGTTGTGAGGGGTTCGTGGCGAGTGGCTGGTGTGTGGAGTGTGGAGAGGCGCTGTGTTCGGAGTGTGTATCTGCACACAGGAGAGTGAAGGTGACGAAGGACCACACTATCCGGCTCCAACCCCCAACAG GAGTCTCCGCCCCCACAGTGTTTTGTCCCACACACAAACATGAGCCAATCAAGCTCTTCTGTTTGACCTGCGATCAGCTGACCTGTCGAGACTGCCAACTAATGGATCACAGGAACCACAG TTTCCAGTTCCTCCATGAGGCGATGGTCAGCCAGAAAGAGCAGCTTCAGTCCCTGGTGCAGAGAGTGAGGCAGCAGAGAGTTGCAGTGAAGCAGAGTCTCCTGGACATGGATGGCAG ATTGCTAGACATAACACAACTCAAGTCAAAGCTGAGGGAGAGCCTGAAGAGAATACTTCTTGCTACTGTTCAACTCTTGAAATCGAGAGCCATGTCGCTCTACAGCAACATACTG ACAATGTGTAATGCCGAGGTGGCAGGGATCGAGACGAGACGGAGTGCACTAAACAGACTGGGGCAGAGGCAGGAGTATGTTGCTGACTTTGCTGAGAAAGCCCTGAATGTGGAGGACTTCTTTGCCCTGCTCTCCTGCAAAGGGCAG ATTGGATCCCAGTTACAGCATCTCTTGACTCAGAGTACTGAGCCCCCGGGGACCATGCTTAAGTTGCAGCTGGTGATTACTGATGACTTCAAGAAACAAATAGCTTCCTTTG GTAAACTTTTGGGCGATATTGTTCCCTTTGCCCAATCACATGTTAGTCAAGACAACCCCATGGAAAACCAAGAAAGACCCAATGCTCCCTCTGGCCAGACTTCTTCCAGTGCTTCTAACATGTCCATCCATTCTGTACCCCCTCATAACCCTGTCTTCCAGCCCCCACGCCCCTCTTACACTGCCCCATCCAACCCCCTCAGTCAGCCCTCAACTTCCCAGCCCCGCACCTCCCGTGAGCCTCCTCCTTATCGCTCCCTGCCTGTCCACACCCCTTCAAACCTTCCATTGAGCCATCCTGTGACACCCCAGCCCTGCCCATCTACACTAGCACCATCTCACCCCTCCCTGAATATACATAATCCACCATTCTGTCTTCCATCAAACCCTGCCCAGCCATCACTTGTCCCTGCACTTCATGTCCAATCAGCGTTGGTCCCCACAAACCATGCCCAGCTATCCCCTGTTCAGCCTCCAAATTCCCCATCTCCCCAATCACTGATCGAAACCACACCTAGACTTTATGGTATGTTCAAGGCAACTCCTCCACCTGCACCTGGACGATCTCGGAGAGGTAAGGATGGAAAGTCCTGGACGTTCCACTCGTACTCACCTGTAGAGATCTGCCTCCCACCTTCTGGCTCCTCCTCTCCTGCAGCCGTAGCTCAGCATCAGAATAGGAACTTTCCAGAATCGCACCTACTGTGGATCCTCCATCAGCCTCCCCCTGTAAACCCCATCCCTGTCCTCCCGGTTAAGGCCCTAGCAGACTCCCCCTGTGATAGAAGCCTGCCTCCTACTGGTCTGGCAGACCCTGACCCAAACTCTCAGGGCAGGGAGAACGAGCCTACCTCTACTGTCACTGAATTAGAGACTGACACAGAGGCAGACAGTGCAATCGAGTTGGAGGTCCCGTCAGCCTGGGGTGATAGAAAGGCAGCTGCCTGCTCGGACAGTACTTCTTCAGATCTGCCGTTCACAGGGACTTTGTCTACTGAGAGGACTTCTAATCATCTCTCTCACAGTGTCTTAACCCACACCCACCACCCCAAAGAAGAAACTGACATGGACCCTAACAGTAAACCCTATTCTGTGGGTAGGACCCATACTGCCCCCCACAACAATAAAAAGATAGCTTATGACCAAGAACATGAGGACGCTAAGGCTATCAGGTCACTTCATCGGCATGTGAATAACTGGAGAACTGAGCTACCAACACGCATTAGAGTGCTACTGGAGGGCCCCTCTCCAAGCCCCAACAGGACAGGTTTGGTGGTGGCCTCTGAAATGCCAACCAGGCAACCCAATACCACCGAGCCACCGAGCTTGACCAATGTTAACAACTCAAGGTACTGGCAACCCAGGGTCTTGATGTTTCGGCTACCCATCTCCACTCCCACTCCTGGAAGCGCTCTTCCTCAGTTCCTGCTCGTCCAAGGGGCCAGCAAAGATGAGATTATTCTGCAAGAGATTGCAGAAGACCACCAG TCCCATGGCGATGACATCACACCACCAGAGTCAGACAACCTCCTCTGGACTAAGGCCCTGTCTTCCCCAGAGAGTCCCCCACTGCTCCAGTATGTGACCTGTGCGGCCTGCCACACTGTTGGCGGTTCGCTATTCTGTGTGGAGTGTGGGAGGGGCTACCACCAAGATTGTCATATCCCACCCATTGGTCCTTCCTTCTG GGAGGAGTGGAAGTGTTCACTTTGTCAGGACCTGGCCGACACCACAGACCCCTACAGTGATGACAGGCACAGGACTATGTGCCTCAGCCTAGCAGACCAGAGG AAATGTGAGCATCTCCTACTCTTTCTAAGGTGTGAGAATGACAGAAACATTCTTTGCAGCATGGCTGAG CCCCCCTCAGATTCAATATGTCTTGACTCCATACATGGAAGGCTGCTACAACATCGATCACCCCCTTACCGTACCCCCTCCGAATTTGTCTCTGACGTCTGGGTCCTTTTCGACACCATGTTGATGAACTCAAAG GACCAGGAATTGGTTGTCACGCTACGGGGCAGCTTTCAGAGGAAGTTAGGGGAAGTGTTTGGGAcagctctccacccctccctcctcagCCACCCTAACAGCAACTGGACTGCGACGGGGGAACCTGAGGAACCAACAGCTGCAGAGTCTCTGAAGAGGATGAGGGAGTTGCTGAATATGACCAAAGTGCCAAAAGCTAAGAAACATCACTCCCAGGTCAGAGTTGAAACAGATGAAAATGAAACTAAtgtgaaaaaaatgaaaaaagatGCAGACTGA